A window of Armatimonadota bacterium contains these coding sequences:
- the hutH gene encoding histidine ammonia-lyase produces the protein MIELDGHSLTPEQVEAAVGGEPVRLAAQARVRLQRAREMVERVVREGRPVYAISTGVGALRTVPISIEDAEALQRNILRSHAAGVGTPLGEDVVRAMLVLRANALAGGYSGVRPVVIDTLLGMLERGVHPVVPEQGSLGASGDLAPLAHLALVLIGEGEAIHDGERLSGAEAMRRARIEPLVLEAKEGIALINGTQLMTALGTLFLLDAERLCEVADVAGALTLEALRGTERAFHPLLHAARPHPGQIRSAARIRSLLMGSERVARREYDGVQDAYSLRCMPQVHGAVRDALAHLRRILTIEMNSATDNPLLFPDHDEILSGGNFHGEPLALALDYAGIAVAELASISERRIERLVNPQLSGLPPFLARQSGLHSGYMLAQYTAASLVSENKVLSHPASADSIPTSANQEDHVSMGAHAARKAAQILRNCQQVLAIELVVAAQGVEMGSGRLGEGTAAAYRIVREAVRPLGEDRVLTEEFERAAALVRSGALLKGVASPAPEP, from the coding sequence ATGATCGAACTCGACGGCCACAGCCTGACGCCCGAGCAAGTCGAAGCCGCCGTCGGCGGGGAGCCGGTGCGGCTGGCGGCCCAGGCCCGGGTGCGCCTGCAGCGGGCCCGGGAGATGGTCGAACGGGTGGTGCGCGAAGGGCGCCCGGTGTATGCGATCTCCACCGGTGTGGGCGCGCTGCGCACCGTTCCGATATCCATCGAGGACGCCGAGGCGCTGCAGCGGAACATCCTCAGGTCCCACGCGGCCGGGGTCGGCACCCCGCTGGGCGAGGACGTGGTGCGGGCGATGCTCGTGCTGCGGGCGAACGCGCTCGCCGGAGGGTACTCCGGTGTGCGTCCGGTCGTGATCGACACGCTGCTTGGGATGCTCGAGCGCGGGGTGCATCCGGTGGTCCCCGAGCAGGGGTCGCTGGGCGCCAGCGGCGATCTGGCACCGCTCGCCCACCTCGCGCTGGTGCTCATCGGCGAGGGGGAGGCGATCCATGACGGCGAGCGCTTGTCCGGCGCGGAGGCGATGCGCCGGGCCAGGATCGAGCCGCTGGTCCTCGAAGCCAAGGAGGGGATCGCGCTGATCAACGGCACGCAGCTGATGACCGCGCTGGGGACGCTGTTCCTGCTCGATGCCGAGCGCCTGTGCGAGGTCGCCGACGTTGCAGGCGCCCTGACGCTCGAGGCGCTGCGCGGCACCGAACGCGCCTTCCATCCGCTGCTGCACGCCGCGCGGCCCCACCCCGGCCAGATCCGCAGCGCCGCCCGGATCCGGTCGCTGCTCATGGGCAGCGAGCGCGTCGCCCGAAGGGAGTACGACGGCGTGCAGGACGCCTACTCGCTGCGATGCATGCCCCAGGTCCACGGTGCCGTGCGGGATGCGCTCGCGCACCTGCGCCGGATCCTGACCATCGAGATGAACAGCGCCACCGACAACCCGCTGCTGTTCCCAGACCACGACGAGATCCTGTCCGGAGGCAACTTCCACGGCGAGCCGCTGGCGCTCGCACTCGACTACGCCGGGATCGCCGTCGCCGAACTCGCGTCGATCAGCGAGCGGCGGATCGAGCGTCTGGTGAACCCGCAGCTGTCCGGCCTGCCGCCCTTTTTGGCCCGGCAGAGCGGGCTGCACTCGGGTTACATGCTGGCCCAGTACACCGCCGCTTCGCTCGTCTCCGAGAACAAGGTGTTGAGCCATCCCGCCAGCGCCGACAGCATTCCGACGTCAGCCAACCAGGAAGACCATGTCAGCATGGGCGCACACGCCGCCCGCAAAGCGGCGCAGATCCTGCGCAACTGCCAGCAGGTGCTGGCGATTGAACTCGTCGTGGCGGCCCAGGGTGTGGAGATGGGTTCCGGAAGGCTCGGAGAGGGAACTGCGGCCGCGTACCGGATCGTCCGCGAGGCCGTGCGTCCGCTCGGGGAAGATCGCGTGCTCACCGAAGAGTTCGAACGGGCAGCGGCGCTGGTGCGCTCCGGCGCCTTACTCAAAGGCGTCGCATCCCCGGCCCCTGAGCCCTGA
- a CDS encoding MFS transporter, whose product MPLTARYQSLLTGNAHFRRVFVGQVISRVGDAVDDVAVLWLVLQVTGSAVAAAVALIAQILPTVLFGLVAGALVDRWNRRQTMITMDVVRAAVVAAIPLLRGAGLLSLPVLYVLVFLLGVASQVFRPALRASLPNLVAPHDLVAANSLLETTRQVAGVIGPGLGGVLIATVGIDTVFYLDALSYLASGALIARATIPQRREGRGSPASLLAEIADGIRYLVRARVVFLLAVLGILSHFYWAAMPLVAPVFSERVLDAGPVGYGTLLSALNAGMATSGLLIGLLPPTVSRGRLVLAGYLGMGLTAGLLAVSQTLVQAAAVLALSGAVSMLTVVPFFALLQQAVPDEFRGRVFATDETLEHAVLPPFYGIVGWLLDAYGARLALAVVAVVLIGVAALGMSRREVREAV is encoded by the coding sequence TTGCCCCTGACCGCCCGCTACCAAAGCCTGCTCACCGGCAACGCGCACTTCCGGCGCGTCTTCGTCGGCCAGGTGATCTCGCGGGTGGGCGACGCGGTCGACGACGTGGCGGTGCTGTGGCTGGTGCTGCAGGTCACCGGATCGGCGGTTGCTGCGGCCGTGGCCCTCATCGCACAGATCCTGCCGACGGTGCTGTTCGGTCTGGTTGCCGGTGCCCTGGTGGACCGGTGGAACCGGCGCCAGACCATGATCACGATGGACGTCGTGCGCGCGGCGGTTGTGGCCGCCATCCCTCTGCTGCGCGGTGCGGGCCTGCTGTCGCTGCCGGTTCTGTACGTTCTGGTCTTCCTGCTCGGGGTGGCTTCCCAGGTCTTCCGTCCGGCGCTGCGCGCGAGCCTGCCCAACCTGGTGGCCCCGCACGATCTGGTGGCCGCCAACTCGCTGCTGGAGACCACGCGCCAGGTCGCGGGCGTCATCGGGCCGGGGCTGGGCGGCGTGCTGATCGCGACGGTCGGGATCGATACGGTCTTCTACCTCGATGCGCTGAGCTACCTAGCGTCGGGGGCGCTGATCGCACGCGCGACCATCCCGCAACGGCGCGAGGGTCGGGGATCCCCAGCGTCGTTGCTGGCCGAGATCGCCGACGGCATCCGATACCTGGTGCGCGCCCGCGTCGTTTTCTTGCTCGCAGTGCTGGGAATCCTGTCTCACTTCTACTGGGCGGCGATGCCGCTGGTGGCACCGGTGTTCTCCGAGCGGGTTCTGGACGCCGGCCCGGTAGGGTACGGGACGTTGCTGTCGGCACTCAACGCGGGGATGGCGACCAGCGGCCTGTTGATCGGACTGCTGCCCCCGACCGTATCAAGAGGTCGGCTCGTCCTGGCCGGCTACCTCGGGATGGGGCTCACCGCCGGGTTGCTGGCGGTCTCGCAGACCCTCGTGCAGGCCGCCGCCGTGCTTGCCCTCTCCGGAGCCGTCTCGATGCTGACGGTCGTGCCGTTCTTCGCCCTGCTCCAGCAGGCAGTCCCGGACGAATTCCGGGGGCGCGTCTTCGCGACCGACGAGACCTTGGAGCACGCTGTCCTGCCGCCGTTTTACGGGATCGTCGGCTGGCTGCTCGATGCATACGGAGCACGCTTGGCACTCGCCGTCGTGGCAGTCGTGCTCATCGGGGTGGCGGCGCTGGGGATGTCCCGGCGCGAGGTGCGCGAAGCCGTGTAG